A single Phragmites australis chromosome 4, lpPhrAust1.1, whole genome shotgun sequence DNA region contains:
- the LOC133915752 gene encoding uncharacterized protein LOC133915752: protein MPSPLKDRPTGRLGRLLAALRPSRAGPLPVQTGFPTSLADLFVKNHGRLKKPSPSASSKREKRGAAPSPSPSPFPPPASPPPPPLAAAVSPSDRPSTDLTLAQAVRRSKGGGFDLGLGFLAISGVVCLALLVIWSKKVVAAVTVASFSLFLLESVRSSSLPRRPGPAATKRQLYLDGRGRVSPIRELEEETEPSRPSRSDSDRGTEASILVIEERSDVVDESSNPKAKAKKVSWKKLISNAKKLHKGWKSREADSSGSFRSEGNQADATVRGNAKVTDSSDSCRMANQTDVVVEDTIAREPDSLGSRRSKGIEIDAQPVEIDAPADADLSEEEDDKTGIQFPALVLVAIVLAGLVAGKLPAVAFTMLCAAFLNSVQRLPSVGGGLQRRQLELSMS from the coding sequence atGCCCAGCCCGCTGAAGGACCGCCCCACCGGCCGCCTCGGCCGCCTTCTCGCCGCGCTCCGCCCCTCCCGCGCTGGGCCCCTCCCTGTCCAGACCGGCTTCCCCACCTCCCTCGCCGACCTCTTCGTCAAGAACCATGGCCGCCTCAAGAAGCCCTCCCCGTCCGCATCCTCCAAGCGCGAGAAGCGCGGCGCCGCCCCCTCACCTTCCCCTTCGCCGTTCCCTCCGCCTGCctctccaccgccgcctcctctggCGGCCGCCGTCTCACCGTCGGATCGACCAAGCACCGACCTTACGCTGGCCCAGGCCGTCCGCCGCAGCAAAGGCGGCGGCTTTGACCTTGGCCTGGGCTTCCTCGCGATCAGCGGCGTGGTATGCCTCGCGCTCCTTGTGATCTGGAGCAAGAAGGTGGTTGCCGCCGTCACCGTCGCCTCCTTCTCGCTCTTCTTGCTGGAATCCGTGAGGTCCTCCTCGCTCCCCCGGCGGCCGGGGCCAGCGGCGACCAAGAGGCAGCTTTATTTGGACGGCCGTGGGCGCGTCTCGCCGATCCGGGAGCTGGAGGAGGAGACGGAGCCGTCCAGGCCGAGCCGCTCTGATTCCGACAGGGGAACCGAGGCCTCCATCTTGGTCATCGAAGAAAGGAGCGACGTCGTCGACGAATCAAGCAACCCGAAGGCGAAGGCAAAGAAGGTGTCTTGGAAGAAGCTGATCTCCAACGCAAAGAAGTTGCACAAAGGCTGGAAGTCTAGGGAGGCGGATTCGTCTGGCTCTTTTCGCAGCGAGGGCAACCAAGCGGATGCCACGGTACGCGGCAATGCCAAGGTGACGGATTCCTCAGATTCTTGCCGTATGGCCAATCAAACGGATGTCGTCGTGGAGGATACCATTGCCAGAGAGCCGGATTCTTTGGGTTCTCGCCGCAGCAAGGGCATTGAAATCGATGCCCAGCCTGTAGAAATCGATGCGCCTGCTGATGCGGATCTttccgaggaggaggatgacaaaACAGGAATCCAGTTCCCTGCTCTGGTTCTGGTCGCCATCGTCCTCGCCGGCCTGGTCGCCGGGAAGCTCCCGGCCGTGGCGTTCACGATGCTTTGCGCGGCTTTCCTTAACTCTGTTCAAAGATTGCCTTCTGTTGGCGGCGGCCTACAGCGTAGGCAATTGGAGCTTTCCATGTCGTAG